A single region of the Brassica rapa cultivar Chiifu-401-42 chromosome A03, CAAS_Brap_v3.01, whole genome shotgun sequence genome encodes:
- the LOC103861016 gene encoding transcription repressor OFP5, whose product MMKWGKKKPISSSSSPGLSRAHHVSWFSKLTGSSDLKLAKEKKKQDDDEAIQKMSSKSSLSSTKRQNDTHESSKRLQRVSAEKENATTRSANMESNEKFEEIMSSVRKKVRDFQRETMDGDKETVIMTPRIQVNRDRQQRCERRDQKLLEQKPKRPEQNTEVKVKKPARRTGTSNSRETLVAHQWQHLKETKLREVKLKADKQRKSMYLRRELGTKENSKVRVFSPRSSEKCRVKAIEDLKKAKLRAKEQEMENESFAVVKCSSDPQKDFRDSMIEMIMENGINRPEELKELLVCYLRLNTDEYHDMIINVFQQVHNDLLMLV is encoded by the coding sequence ATGATGAAATGGGGAAAAAAGAAacctatttcttcttcttcttctccaggGTTGTCTCGTGCTCATCATGTTTCTTGGTTTTCAAAGCTGACTGGTTCTTCTGACTTAAAACTtgcaaaagagaagaagaagcaagatgatgatgaagctaTCCAGAAGATGTCTTCAAAATCTTCCTTGAGTTCTACTAAACGTCAAAATGATACTCATGAGAGTAGCAAAAGGTTACAAAGAGTATCAGCAGAAAAGGAGAACGCTACAACAAGATCAGCAAATATGGAGTCAAATGAGAAGTTTGAAGAGATAATGAGCAGTGTGAGGAAGAAAGTAAGAGATTTCCAAAGAGAGACAATGGATGGAGACAAAGAAACTGTGATCATGACGCCAAGAATTCAGGTGAACAGAGATAGGCAGCAGAGATGTGAGAGACGTGATCAAAAGCTTCTCGAACAAAAGCCAAAGAGACCAGAACAGAACACAGAGGTTAAAGTGAAGAAACCAGCGAGAAGGACAGGTACAAGTAACAGTAGAGAGACTCTTGTGGCTCACCAGTGGCAGCATCTCAAGGAAACAAAACTAAGAGAAGTGAAGCTGAAGGCTGACAAACAGAGGAAATCTATGTACCTAAGAAGGGAGCTAGGGACAAAAGAAAACAGCAAGGTTAGAGTCTTTTCACCAAGATCATCCGAAAAATGCAGAGTCAAAGCTATTGAAGACTTGAAGAAGGCTAAACTGAGAGCAAAGGAGCAGGAGATGGAGAATGAAAGCTTTGCAGTAGTGAAATGCTCGAGCGATCCTCAAAAGGACTTTAGAGATTCAATGATTGAGATGATCATGGAGAATGGTATCAATCGCCCTGAAGAACTCAAAGAGCTTCTGGTTTGTTATCTCAGACTCAATACTGATGAGTATCATGACATGATCATCAATGTGTTTCAGCAGGTGCATAATGATTTATTGATGTTGGTGTAG